One genomic region from Bacillus rossius redtenbacheri isolate Brsri chromosome 6, Brsri_v3, whole genome shotgun sequence encodes:
- the LOC134532696 gene encoding putative defense protein isoform X2, translating to MKYYIVASVLLAALCAGMPADPEPDFWFSTSVHPSGPPALRLRRASGGQAPVDPDHVPSSVCRNMTPSHGGSEPQAEPWPYTVSVDKRRVAPGDIVTVTVSGTDSFKGIYIQGRIGDTPVGTFQPHENEAVVISDCDPGTDNALSYVSRTALDNIELKWKAPNTPGNVIFRCTVVKSFREFWVGIKSPEIQIVRN from the exons ATGAAGTACTACATCGTTGCGAG CGTGCTGCTGGCCGCCCTGTGCGCGGGGATGCCCGCCGACCCGGAGCCCGACTTCTGGTTCTCGACGTCGGTGCACCCGTCCGGGCCGCCGGCCCTCAGGCTGCGCCGAGCCAGCGGCGGGCAGGCGCCCGTCGACCCCGACCACGTGCCGTCCTCCGTGTGCCGCAACATGACGCCCTCGCACGGCGGCAGCGAGCCGCAGGCCGAGCCCTGGCCCTACACGGTGTCCGTGGACAAGAGGCGCGTGGCCCCGGGGGACATCGTCACCG tgACCGTGTCGGGCACGGACTCCTTCAAGGGCATCTACATCCAGGGCAGGATCGGAGACACCCCTGTCGGCACCTTCCAGCCGCACGAGAACGAGGCCGTGGTCATCTCCGACTGCGACCCGGGCACAGAC AATGCGCTGAGCTACGTAAGCAGGACTGCTCTGGATAATATCGAGTTGAAGTGGAAGGCCCCTAATACTCCAGGGAATGTTATATTCAG GTGTACTGTTGTGAAGAGCTTCAGGGAATTCTGGGTGGGAATCAAATCGCCTGAAATCCAAATAGTG cGCAATTAA
- the LOC134532696 gene encoding putative defense protein isoform X1 gives MKYYIVASVLLAALCAGMPADPEPDFWFSTSVHPSGPPALRLRRASGGQAPVDPDHVPSSVCRNMTPSHGGSEPQAEPWPYTVSVDKRRVAPGDIVTVTVSGTDSFKGIYIQGRIGDTPVGTFQPHENEAVVISDCDPGTDNALSYVSRTALDNIELKWKAPNTPGNVIFRCTVVKSFREFWVGIKSPEIQIVVSEDTCVFF, from the exons ATGAAGTACTACATCGTTGCGAG CGTGCTGCTGGCCGCCCTGTGCGCGGGGATGCCCGCCGACCCGGAGCCCGACTTCTGGTTCTCGACGTCGGTGCACCCGTCCGGGCCGCCGGCCCTCAGGCTGCGCCGAGCCAGCGGCGGGCAGGCGCCCGTCGACCCCGACCACGTGCCGTCCTCCGTGTGCCGCAACATGACGCCCTCGCACGGCGGCAGCGAGCCGCAGGCCGAGCCCTGGCCCTACACGGTGTCCGTGGACAAGAGGCGCGTGGCCCCGGGGGACATCGTCACCG tgACCGTGTCGGGCACGGACTCCTTCAAGGGCATCTACATCCAGGGCAGGATCGGAGACACCCCTGTCGGCACCTTCCAGCCGCACGAGAACGAGGCCGTGGTCATCTCCGACTGCGACCCGGGCACAGAC AATGCGCTGAGCTACGTAAGCAGGACTGCTCTGGATAATATCGAGTTGAAGTGGAAGGCCCCTAATACTCCAGGGAATGTTATATTCAG GTGTACTGTTGTGAAGAGCTTCAGGGAATTCTGGGTGGGAATCAAATCGCCTGAAATCCAAATAGTGGTAAGTGAAGATACATGTGTTTTTTTCTAA